A single Paenibacillus sp. FSL R5-0517 DNA region contains:
- a CDS encoding ABC transporter ATP-binding protein encodes MDNNITIHNMSYAFPGKRDSPVLSNVSMRVTNGEFVSLIGSSGSGKSTLFKLLAGLLEPTHGTIEIPWVPEGKRLGQVAYMPQKDLLLSWRTVMENCMLPAEVAPGRQDKGKIRADIMAGLDRFGLSGYAHAYPDELSGGMRQRVALLRTLLTGGQLMLLDEPFGALDALTKREMHRWLLELWEDLGKTVLFITHDIEEALLLSDRIILLTPGSQGQPLQDLTVPLPRPRHSDMIYEPALVQMRRRLEEQLHARG; translated from the coding sequence ATGGATAATAACATAACCATTCACAACATGAGCTACGCTTTCCCGGGAAAAAGGGATTCTCCCGTGCTCTCCAATGTGTCGATGCGTGTAACCAACGGCGAATTCGTCTCGCTCATCGGCTCTAGCGGCTCCGGTAAAAGCACCCTTTTCAAGCTGCTGGCAGGTCTGCTTGAGCCAACCCACGGAACCATTGAAATTCCTTGGGTCCCTGAAGGAAAGCGACTGGGGCAGGTCGCCTACATGCCACAAAAGGACCTCCTGTTATCCTGGCGAACCGTCATGGAGAATTGCATGCTCCCCGCTGAAGTTGCTCCAGGGCGACAGGATAAGGGAAAAATTCGCGCAGACATTATGGCAGGGCTCGACAGATTTGGCTTATCCGGCTACGCGCATGCTTATCCGGACGAGCTGTCGGGTGGCATGCGCCAACGTGTCGCGCTGCTTCGTACTTTGTTGACAGGTGGCCAACTCATGCTGCTGGATGAACCATTCGGCGCACTCGATGCCTTAACCAAACGCGAGATGCATCGCTGGCTACTGGAGCTGTGGGAAGATCTGGGCAAAACCGTGCTGTTCATTACGCATGATATTGAAGAGGCCCTGCTACTCAGTGATCGGATTATCCTGTTAACTCCGGGGAGCCAAGGCCAACCGCTACAAGATTTGACGGTACCTTTGCCACGTCCAAGACATTCGGACATGATCTACGAACCGGCGCTCGTTCAGATGAGACGACGACTGGAGGAACAATTGCATGCGAGAGGATAA
- a CDS encoding aspartate/glutamate racemase family protein, protein MRTIGLIGGMSWESSLEYYRIINEEVKNKLGGLHSAKCILYSVNFEEVERYQAEGDWESAGELLGNAAQSLEKAGAEMIVICTNTMHKVIKHIEEKVTLPIVHIADATANQIHNSHISTVGLLGTKYTMEQDFYKKRIEFNGIKVLIPNEEDRKVVNKIIYEELCLGKIEPLSRDYYKKVIQRLVDDGAEGIILGCTEIGLLVKVEDSEVPLFDTTHIHAIESVHLALAKSFDSTR, encoded by the coding sequence ATGAGAACGATTGGTCTTATTGGTGGAATGAGCTGGGAGTCATCGTTAGAATATTATCGAATTATTAATGAAGAAGTGAAAAATAAATTGGGAGGATTGCATTCAGCCAAGTGCATTTTATATAGCGTGAATTTTGAAGAGGTCGAGCGTTATCAAGCTGAAGGTGATTGGGAAAGCGCTGGTGAATTATTAGGGAATGCTGCTCAGTCTTTGGAAAAGGCAGGAGCAGAAATGATTGTAATTTGTACAAATACGATGCATAAAGTGATTAAACATATTGAAGAAAAAGTGACACTACCCATCGTACATATTGCTGATGCAACAGCAAATCAAATTCATAACTCCCATATAAGTACGGTTGGTTTACTCGGAACCAAATATACGATGGAACAAGACTTTTATAAAAAACGAATTGAATTTAATGGTATTAAGGTTTTGATACCGAATGAAGAGGATAGAAAAGTTGTCAATAAAATAATATACGAGGAATTATGTTTAGGGAAAATTGAGCCCTTATCAAGGGATTATTATAAAAAGGTGATCCAAAGGCTGGTTGATGATGGAGCTGAGGGAATCATATTAGGTTGCACCGAAATTGGATTATTAGTAAAAGTAGAGGATTCAGAAGTTCCATTATTTGATACAACACATATTCATGCGATTGAATCTGTTCATTTGGCACTAGCCAAATCATTTGACTCAACCCGATAA
- a CDS encoding ABC transporter permease — protein MREDNLGNCMKNNVRRWLDRYGLFLWLLLLLLVFWEWIVRMGWVPSFIIPAPTAIANSLYEHRHLLLATHLPATLMEVVVGFGLSIGAGIALATGMHMNRSIEKALYPFIVISQTIPLIALSPVFILWFGYTLWSKVAVVFLIAFFPIVVSTYDGLRQGDPEQRELLLTMGASTWDIFRQLQVPLALPAFFSGLKMSVVYCVVGATIGEWLGGSKGLGYFSRRMSSNMNTDAMFAAIVLLSLLGIVLFVLIAWLEKRFGTRRHEAKK, from the coding sequence ATGCGAGAGGATAACTTGGGAAACTGCATGAAGAATAACGTAAGGCGTTGGCTTGACCGTTATGGTCTGTTTCTTTGGCTCCTGCTCTTGCTGCTTGTCTTCTGGGAGTGGATTGTGCGTATGGGATGGGTGCCCTCCTTCATCATTCCAGCCCCAACGGCGATTGCCAACTCCCTGTATGAGCATCGTCACCTCCTGCTGGCTACACATCTGCCTGCTACCTTGATGGAGGTTGTTGTTGGTTTTGGCTTGTCCATTGGTGCCGGAATTGCACTTGCAACTGGTATGCATATGAATCGGTCGATTGAAAAAGCGTTATATCCCTTCATCGTAATCAGTCAGACGATCCCGTTGATTGCCCTGTCCCCCGTCTTCATCCTATGGTTTGGCTACACGCTGTGGAGCAAAGTTGCGGTGGTGTTCCTGATCGCCTTCTTTCCCATTGTGGTGAGTACCTACGATGGACTTCGCCAAGGCGATCCAGAGCAGCGTGAACTACTGCTCACCATGGGAGCCAGCACGTGGGATATTTTTCGCCAACTCCAGGTTCCACTGGCACTTCCCGCCTTCTTCTCGGGGCTAAAGATGTCTGTGGTGTACTGCGTGGTTGGTGCAACGATAGGCGAATGGCTCGGTGGCAGTAAAGGTCTCGGATACTTCAGCCGCCGCATGTCCAGCAACATGAACACGGACGCGATGTTCGCCGCTATTGTGCTGTTATCCCTGCTCGGGATCGTTTTGTTTGTACTGATTGCCTGGCTGGAGAAACGGTTTGGCACTCGGCGCCATGAAGCGAAAAAATAG
- the thiM gene encoding hydroxyethylthiazole kinase — translation MSYLKRVRTQNPLVHNITNLVVAPFTANGLLALGASPFMAYAHEEVADVAKMSGAVVLNIGTLDDKIVQAIRLAGQSANAHHVPVVLDPVGAGATAYRTETVQMLVRELRLTVLRGNVAEVANVIGESWSIKGVDAGSGEGDRIGIAERAAHKLGCVVVITGKEDIITDGQSTFLTSNGHALLTQVTGAGCLLSSVIGAFTAIAESEDDLPGSVVEALAFYGVAAELAAEKTAHQGPGSFQIEFLNQLAQVTPDLVAERAQIRLIRGGAV, via the coding sequence ATGTCTTATCTGAAACGTGTTCGTACGCAAAATCCGCTGGTACACAATATCACCAACCTTGTCGTTGCTCCCTTTACAGCCAATGGTTTGCTTGCACTTGGTGCATCCCCATTTATGGCCTATGCTCATGAAGAGGTCGCTGATGTTGCCAAGATGTCAGGAGCCGTGGTGCTCAACATTGGCACACTCGATGATAAAATCGTTCAGGCCATCCGTCTGGCAGGCCAATCGGCTAATGCGCATCATGTGCCTGTGGTACTAGATCCCGTCGGCGCAGGCGCAACCGCCTATCGTACAGAAACCGTTCAGATGCTCGTTCGTGAGCTTCGCCTCACGGTACTGCGCGGCAATGTGGCGGAGGTTGCCAATGTCATCGGTGAGAGCTGGAGTATCAAAGGTGTGGACGCGGGATCAGGTGAGGGTGACCGGATCGGCATAGCGGAGCGGGCAGCGCATAAACTTGGCTGTGTCGTGGTCATTACCGGTAAAGAAGATATCATTACCGATGGGCAATCCACATTCCTCACGAGTAATGGTCATGCCCTGCTCACTCAGGTCACAGGTGCTGGCTGTCTGCTAAGTTCGGTGATTGGCGCTTTTACAGCCATTGCGGAATCCGAAGACGATCTTCCAGGCAGTGTTGTTGAAGCACTCGCTTTTTATGGCGTAGCGGCTGAACTGGCGGCAGAGAAGACGGCTCATCAGGGGCCGGGCAGCTTCCAGATTGAATTCTTGAATCAACTGGCACAAGTAACACCCGACCTTGTGGCAGAACGCGCACAGATTCGTCTGATCCGTGGAGGTGCAGTATGA
- a CDS encoding ABC transporter substrate-binding protein, protein MTNKGIYSLLPIMLISLLLIVSGCGNTGAGKNTPTTESETNAQQANSPVTEPASDTKDKLSIMLDWYPNAVHSFIYVAQENGYFADQGLDVDIQMPADTNDSLKLVAAGKIDLALSYQPQILLARSENIPVRSIAAVVRHPLVHLLTEANGNVRSPKDLEGKTVGYSSIPLYDAMVRTMISQDGGSPDNMKLVDVGFDLIPSLASGQADAIMGGFINHEQLILEKEGHAMKSINPVDYGVPDYYELVLTASEAGMEAKKEQLTRFVKAIQEGQKYVTEHSEEALNILLAHENETSPLDPEIETKSLAILLPLMNEEGQPFGRQEMESWENVRAWLVATEMIPESVKAEDAFINLQGE, encoded by the coding sequence ATGACTAACAAAGGTATATACTCCCTGCTTCCCATTATGCTCATAAGCCTGTTGCTGATCGTTAGCGGATGCGGCAACACGGGTGCTGGCAAAAACACGCCAACAACAGAATCGGAAACCAATGCACAGCAAGCTAACTCGCCTGTAACAGAACCAGCATCAGACACCAAAGATAAACTGTCCATCATGCTCGACTGGTACCCCAATGCAGTACATTCCTTCATCTATGTAGCTCAGGAAAATGGATACTTTGCAGACCAAGGTCTCGATGTCGACATTCAGATGCCTGCGGATACCAATGATTCACTCAAACTTGTTGCTGCCGGTAAAATTGATCTGGCTCTAAGCTATCAGCCTCAAATCTTGCTCGCGCGTAGTGAGAACATTCCTGTACGTTCCATTGCTGCTGTTGTTCGCCACCCGCTCGTACATCTGTTGACCGAAGCAAATGGCAACGTGCGTTCACCCAAAGACCTTGAAGGAAAGACGGTTGGCTATTCTTCGATTCCGCTGTATGACGCGATGGTACGGACGATGATCAGCCAAGATGGTGGCAGCCCAGACAACATGAAACTGGTCGACGTTGGATTCGATCTGATTCCTTCTCTGGCTTCCGGACAGGCGGACGCGATTATGGGTGGTTTTATTAACCATGAACAATTGATTTTGGAGAAAGAAGGCCATGCCATGAAATCGATTAACCCTGTCGACTATGGCGTGCCTGATTATTATGAATTGGTCCTGACCGCAAGTGAAGCTGGTATGGAAGCCAAAAAAGAACAACTTACCCGGTTCGTCAAAGCGATCCAGGAAGGACAGAAATATGTCACGGAGCATTCAGAAGAAGCCTTGAATATTCTGCTTGCTCATGAGAATGAAACATCTCCGCTTGACCCGGAGATCGAAACCAAAAGCCTGGCTATTCTACTGCCGCTCATGAATGAAGAAGGTCAACCGTTTGGTCGGCAGGAAATGGAGTCGTGGGAGAATGTACGTGCATGGCTCGTTGCAACTGAAATGATTCCTGAATCGGTGAAAGCCGAGGATGCGTTTATAAATCTGCAAGGAGAGTAA
- the thiE gene encoding thiamine phosphate synthase — translation MRPWDAEAVQRAMQVYLVMGSVNTTQDPVEVLRQAIAGGITLFQFREKGTGALIGEARMTLAMRLREVCSQHEVPFIVNDDVELAVAVEADGVHVGQDDADAALVRARIGAGRMLGVSAHAVDEARRAVQAGADYLGVGPMYPTRSKADAHAVLGPAGVAELRAAGIAVPIVGIGGITPDTTAAVMAAGADGVAVISAIAGAADVCAAAAQFAAAVRGMRA, via the coding sequence ATGCGCCCTTGGGATGCAGAAGCGGTACAACGCGCGATGCAGGTGTATTTGGTCATGGGCAGCGTAAATACGACGCAAGACCCCGTCGAGGTGCTACGCCAAGCCATTGCTGGCGGCATTACGCTGTTCCAGTTCCGCGAAAAGGGAACTGGCGCCCTGATCGGCGAAGCTCGCATGACGCTTGCGATGCGGCTTCGCGAGGTGTGCAGCCAGCACGAGGTCCCGTTCATCGTGAACGATGATGTGGAGCTGGCTGTAGCGGTGGAGGCCGACGGCGTGCATGTCGGCCAGGATGATGCGGACGCGGCGCTGGTACGCGCCCGCATTGGCGCTGGGCGGATGCTTGGCGTATCCGCCCACGCTGTGGATGAGGCGCGCCGTGCTGTGCAGGCGGGCGCCGACTACCTTGGCGTCGGGCCCATGTACCCGACGCGCTCCAAAGCGGATGCCCACGCTGTGCTGGGCCCCGCAGGGGTGGCGGAACTGCGCGCCGCAGGCATCGCAGTTCCGATTGTGGGTATCGGCGGCATTACGCCCGATACCACGGCCGCCGTGATGGCGGCTGGAGCCGACGGCGTAGCCGTCATCTCCGCCATCGCGGGCGCGGCCGACGTGTGCGCAGCGGCTGCGCAGTTCGCTGCGGCAGTGCGCGGGATGCGGGCGTAG
- a CDS encoding deoxynucleoside kinase yields the protein MNNYGIPTNALITVAGTVGVGKSTLTAALAQRLNFKTSLEQVDHNPYLEKFYHDFERWSFHLQIYFLAERFKEQKKIFELGGGFVQDRSIYEDTGIFAQMHADQGTMSATDFETYSSLFEAMVMTPYFPHPDVLIYLEGSLPSILNRITERGREMEIQTDRSYWEHMHERYSVWIDQFTACPVLRLNIDEYDVHDPASVDAILAQIAAVIQPAKEAQR from the coding sequence ATGAATAACTATGGCATTCCAACGAATGCATTAATTACGGTAGCAGGTACGGTTGGAGTGGGTAAATCCACGTTAACAGCTGCACTCGCACAGCGCTTGAATTTCAAGACTTCTTTGGAGCAAGTGGATCATAATCCATATTTGGAGAAGTTCTATCATGACTTTGAGCGTTGGAGCTTCCATCTGCAGATTTATTTCCTGGCAGAGCGCTTCAAGGAACAGAAAAAGATTTTTGAACTGGGTGGGGGATTCGTACAGGATCGTTCCATCTATGAAGATACGGGCATTTTTGCACAAATGCATGCAGATCAAGGAACCATGTCTGCTACAGATTTCGAGACATACAGCAGTTTGTTTGAAGCGATGGTGATGACACCGTATTTCCCACATCCAGATGTACTGATCTATCTGGAAGGAAGTCTGCCTTCAATTTTAAACCGAATTACGGAACGCGGACGCGAGATGGAGATTCAGACGGACCGTTCGTATTGGGAACACATGCATGAGCGTTATTCTGTGTGGATTGATCAGTTTACGGCTTGCCCTGTGCTGCGTCTGAACATTGATGAGTATGATGTGCATGATCCGGCATCGGTGGATGCTATTTTGGCACAGATTGCAGCTGTCATTCAGCCTGCCAAGGAAGCGCAAAGATAA
- a CDS encoding MerR family transcriptional regulator, whose translation MAMKVKEVAELASISVRTLHHYDEIGLLTPDEVTAAGYRLYSDANLERLQQILFFKELDFSLKEIKNIITNPSFNPEEALKMHRLILLEKRQRLDQMIATIDRTVLHVRGEIKMTAKEQFEGFNFSQNPYEQEARERWGDHAVDQANQKLYSKSTTAQKALSDQMNEIYKHLASLRHTEPASAEAQSGIKEWYTWLNQMGSYSPEAFRGLGQMYVDDERFTRNIDQFGDGLAVFMRDAMAVFADQNK comes from the coding sequence ATGGCCATGAAGGTAAAAGAAGTTGCTGAACTTGCCTCAATCAGTGTGCGCACACTGCATCACTATGATGAGATCGGGCTATTAACTCCGGACGAAGTAACTGCTGCCGGGTATCGATTATATTCAGACGCCAACCTGGAACGATTGCAGCAGATTTTGTTTTTCAAGGAACTCGACTTCTCTCTGAAGGAGATCAAAAACATTATAACCAACCCCTCCTTCAATCCGGAAGAAGCACTTAAAATGCATCGACTTATACTGCTGGAGAAGCGCCAACGCTTGGACCAGATGATTGCTACCATTGATAGAACGGTTTTACACGTGAGAGGAGAAATTAAAATGACAGCCAAAGAACAATTCGAAGGATTTAATTTTAGCCAGAATCCGTATGAACAGGAAGCGCGCGAACGGTGGGGAGACCATGCTGTAGACCAGGCAAATCAGAAGCTGTACAGTAAATCAACCACGGCGCAGAAAGCGCTATCCGATCAAATGAACGAAATTTACAAACATCTGGCTTCACTTCGTCACACAGAACCGGCATCTGCGGAGGCACAGTCTGGCATCAAAGAGTGGTACACTTGGCTAAACCAAATGGGAAGCTACTCGCCTGAAGCCTTCAGAGGACTTGGTCAGATGTACGTGGACGATGAACGTTTCACGCGTAATATTGATCAGTTTGGCGATGGTTTGGCAGTATTTATGAGAGATGCTATGGCTGTATTTGCTGACCAAAACAAATAA
- the thiD gene encoding bifunctional hydroxymethylpyrimidine kinase/phosphomethylpyrimidine kinase: MSIAQALTIAGSDNGGGAGIQADLKTFQELGVYGMTVITAIAAQNTTGVQGVFPIPYDGIAQQLDSTGEDFQPTAVKTGMLYSAEIIRLVAEKWQQYDWSNLVIDPVMVAKGGAPLLQQEAVQALITELLPHALITTPNIPEAELLTGMSITNLSQREEAARRIVQMGSTYALVKGGHDEGSGMIVDVLYDGQSFHYLENVRVLTRHTHGTGCTYSAAITAELAKGSPVLAAVTTARAFIQAAIEDELGIGAGHGPTNHFAYQRRQRGEQ, translated from the coding sequence ATGAGCATTGCTCAAGCACTAACCATTGCAGGCTCCGATAACGGGGGAGGCGCAGGAATTCAGGCCGATCTCAAAACGTTTCAGGAGCTTGGCGTATACGGCATGACCGTCATCACCGCTATTGCTGCTCAAAATACAACAGGTGTACAAGGAGTCTTCCCCATCCCTTACGATGGCATTGCCCAGCAATTGGACTCAACCGGAGAAGACTTTCAGCCAACTGCGGTGAAGACCGGCATGTTATATAGTGCCGAGATTATTCGACTCGTCGCTGAGAAGTGGCAGCAATATGATTGGTCTAATCTGGTCATCGATCCCGTGATGGTCGCCAAAGGCGGCGCCCCCCTGCTCCAGCAGGAAGCTGTACAGGCGCTGATTACAGAGCTGTTGCCCCATGCCCTGATCACAACACCTAATATTCCGGAAGCCGAACTGCTTACCGGAATGTCCATCACGAATCTTAGTCAGCGGGAAGAAGCCGCGAGACGGATTGTACAGATGGGCTCGACGTATGCTTTGGTCAAAGGTGGTCATGATGAAGGAAGTGGCATGATCGTGGACGTACTCTACGATGGGCAGTCTTTTCATTATCTGGAGAATGTTCGTGTGCTAACACGTCATACACACGGAACGGGATGCACATACTCTGCTGCGATCACCGCAGAGTTAGCCAAGGGTTCACCTGTTCTGGCTGCCGTAACGACCGCGAGAGCATTCATTCAGGCAGCCATTGAAGACGAGCTGGGGATTGGGGCCGGACATGGGCCAACAAATCATTTTGCGTATCAGCGCAGACAGCGGGGTGAGCAGTGA